One segment of Candidatus Eisenbacteria bacterium DNA contains the following:
- a CDS encoding fibronectin type III domain-containing protein, which yields MKIFYLLFCSFLLTLFAAACNDDGGTTDPGDVTPPAEVSDLAASDPTDTSIQLDWTSPGDDGVTGTATAYDIRYSTATITAGNWSQAIPVTGEPGPQAAPSAQGMTVDGLEPGTEYFFAMKTADEVPNWSGLSNVAVDTTTGMRTLIVAESGNDSYVVIIPTTGVDSVTVTPDLDYLPTDFTFGYGSRRVYFLSRVSASGASAVWGCDTFDGTNLTTLTNHNNLDVRDLDGSPIEEKLVLSAIDLNDGTTFAHIYTMNETGTGLTQISFLDEILQESDGTHIKCTDGEHNPIWSPDGTKIAYYAVATNIDAGSPPHNVWVTMNADGSGKEVVYVFVSTAHYRDAGWSHDGEFLFIHQSDAIKAIHLSSLATTDILAGLGTQPYWPEDLTASPASMAIAFDRRYAGESPLFIAVLNAAGSSVSVVSSTQVSANGVAHGYGAPDWAPFYPEN from the coding sequence TTGAAGATTTTCTACCTTCTCTTCTGTTCGTTTCTTTTAACCCTTTTTGCCGCCGCCTGCAATGACGACGGCGGAACAACCGATCCAGGTGATGTGACCCCGCCTGCGGAGGTATCGGATCTGGCGGCATCGGATCCGACCGACACATCGATTCAATTGGATTGGACTTCACCCGGCGACGATGGCGTTACGGGAACAGCCACGGCTTATGATATTCGATATTCTACGGCTACAATCACCGCCGGCAACTGGAGCCAGGCGATTCCTGTGACGGGAGAGCCCGGCCCACAGGCGGCCCCATCAGCTCAGGGGATGACCGTTGATGGGCTCGAGCCCGGTACGGAATATTTCTTTGCAATGAAGACAGCCGATGAGGTTCCCAACTGGTCTGGATTGTCCAATGTCGCGGTGGATACAACGACCGGAATGAGAACACTGATTGTTGCCGAGTCTGGTAATGATTCTTATGTCGTTATCATACCGACCACTGGGGTGGATTCGGTCACCGTGACGCCGGATCTTGATTACTTGCCGACAGATTTCACATTTGGCTATGGAAGCCGGCGTGTCTATTTCTTGAGCCGGGTGAGTGCTTCCGGTGCGAGCGCCGTTTGGGGATGCGATACCTTTGATGGAACCAACCTCACAACTCTGACAAATCATAATAATCTTGATGTTAGAGATCTCGATGGATCGCCGATCGAGGAAAAACTTGTTCTCTCGGCCATCGACCTGAACGATGGAACAACCTTTGCCCATATTTATACAATGAATGAGACCGGCACAGGCCTGACGCAAATTTCATTCCTCGATGAAATTCTACAGGAGTCGGATGGTACACATATTAAGTGTACCGACGGCGAACACAATCCGATCTGGTCGCCGGATGGCACCAAGATCGCCTACTATGCGGTGGCGACGAATATTGACGCGGGTTCACCCCCGCATAATGTTTGGGTTACGATGAATGCCGATGGCAGCGGCAAAGAGGTCGTCTATGTTTTTGTTTCGACCGCCCATTATCGTGATGCCGGATGGTCTCACGACGGGGAGTTTCTCTTTATTCATCAATCCGATGCCATCAAGGCGATTCATCTTTCTTCGTTAGCAACGACCGATATTTTGGCGGGTTTGGGGACGCAGCCCTACTGGCCTGAGGATTTGACAGCGTCACCGGCCTCGATGGCCATCGCCTTCGACCGCCGATACGCTGGCGAAAGCCCGCTTTTTATTGCCGTTCTGAATGCGGCGGGTTC